The genomic DNA CCCCATACGGCGAAGAGCCCCCTCCATTCATCGGTCCAGCATTATACGCTCCATAGACATTGCCGCCTGCGGGCGCGAAATTATCGTTCGCGGCGCCATTCAGCGCATACGGTGAGCCTGTACTGGCATATGGCGGGTTCCTGCTTGAAGAGCGCTGAGGGTTCGAGGCAGCGGAACCGGGTCGAGAGCGATTTGATGCGGAATCGTAGTTGGAGAAGAGCGCGTTGCGCGCGTCGTTTTGACGGGCGAACCTACGAGTTTGCGAAGACCTACCGTTAGTTCTTTGGAGTTCTGTTCTCAAGTCGCGAGAGTTGCGTACCGTGAAGCCATTTGGCAACTTTGTCTCGGCTGGAAGTGTTGAAGTTCGGTTTTGTGGACTGCGATTACGTCAGATGGCGCGCGCCAGTTGGCCAACAGGGGCAACAATGAACATTCGCAGCTGAAAGTGCGTTGACTACATTTGGCAGGATATTCAGTGCTCTGAGATATGCGATGCGAAGACAACAGGACACGTTGATGAACAATTAGGCAGTACTACTATACAATGGGTGTGCCTGAGAGCTAAGAACGCTGAAATCATCCCTcatctcttcttcagatATCGCATGAGTGTAGAGGTCAAAAACTTCGCAACGACTCTTCAATGTGTCAATCATATGTAGCACGATCGCAGACATGCTGGCCCACACTGGGTTGATTTCACCCTCGCGTGCGTTCGGAACCAGTTGATTCTAGTCATCACAcatgtcctcgtcctcttgcGATGATTGATGTCGTTTTCATGGATTATTTTGCGGGCACTGTGAaacctctccttcttcatcctcggcTAGCTCCTAGTTCTTTGGTGGATACCTGAGCAACGCGTTAGTAATTTACTTTCTATCTCGTTGCTGTGATCATTTCATGGCTTCCTGGTGGCGCGTTGCCTTGAAGCTGAAGCCTGCGTGGAAGCACGCGTCGTGCTGCCCGTGCTCCCGAACGCTCTCGCCGATTCTAGGTAGGATGCCCCGGGGCATCGCCGTGCTGTCGCACAACGATTGGAAGCGTAATGCCAGAGTCTCACTTACTTCTTGAAGAAATATTGTGACACATAGTAGTCACCCACTGCGAACAGACCAACCACGCCTGCCCATGCACCCACGACGTTCCACGTCAGGGTATTGGACTTGTGCGCACGGTATGCGCCAGTGCCCAGCAGAGCTGCAAGACCAGCAATGGCGACAGCATTGCCGAGTACGACTGGGTTGTTCTGGTTCTTCTCAGCCCAGTCGCCAGCCTTCTTTGCAtccttctcgacttcctttGCGACCTTGCTACCCTCCTTCTTAGCCTTCTCGTAGCCCTCTTGAGCCTTGCCCTTGGCCTTGTCGAATTCGgcctcggccttcttctccagcttcttgccgTCCTTCTTCAAGTCATTTGCGCTCTTCTCTGCAGCATTCTGGAAGTCTCGTGCGTTCTTGTCGAGCTTATCTCCTGCTTGCTTCGCCTGTTGTCGGAGCTCTTCGGCGCGTTCTTCCGCTTCCTGTTGACCGGCATACGACGAGTCTGATGGCAGAGACTGGAGGTGTTCGTTCGATGACTTCAGCGATTCGAGAGAGTGTACGCCTGAATCCTCGTGAAGGATCTCTGGAATGGCATCTGGGACCCTGCGATGGCATGTTAGTTGCGCAAGGCGCCATGTGAGGCTGGTTACTGAGCAGTGATGCTGGGCGGACGCAACGAGCACAGCTCCGTCGCATCCTGAACCTTGTTGGTTCACTGACTGTATCCACGATCGTAGTGCGTTCCTGGGCCGTTCGAGCTCTCAATCGCCATGAAGGAGTCATCAGGCGGTATAAAAGCTTTCACGCCGCGCAGATGAGCAACTGATCGCGAGTTTCGTCAAGCCCAAACACTCGTGCTCAATGGCCTAAGCCCATGCTAAGGGAATACACGTACTTCTATCATGATTGTTAGAAATGAGCAAAATGTAGTGACGTGGTAGATATCAACTCACCTCTTCGAGAgattgctcctgctccttgcCATGAGGCGCGGCTGCTGCGGCGTAGGACATGTCGTCTGCTTCACTGTTCGGTCGCGCGAGGAACTCGAGCTGGCTGTCGGAAGACACTGGGGTCAAGTCGTCAATTACCGCGTCGTGTGTAGGGAGGCTCTTTCGATGGTCGCGAGTGCTCACTGAGGTGATAAATGATGGCAGAGCGGGATGCAGAAGTTGGATAGCGTCGTTCACATGCAGCGCTTGCGCAAGGTCGGAGAGGCAAGAAGACATGCCACACACGTCACTCTTGTGAAGCTCGCAGCTTCACGTCTTGGCGCGACGTCTTTCCGATGATCGCGTCTTCCCTAGCAAGCCCGACAACCACTTCCGACATCCGATCGACGACCAGGCCAGGCACAGCGCACTACCATGTCCGGCGGCTGGAACACCATCGAGAGCGATGCCGTACTGCCTTTCCCACTCCCCGCGCTGATGCACCGCTAATGGCATCAGGGCGTCTTCACCTACCTCATCGAATCGCTGGGCGTCAAGAATGTACAGTTCGAAGAGCTCATTTCGCTGGACGCGGAATCACTCCAGCAGCTCAACCCGATAGGAGTCATCTTCCTGTTCAAATATCCCACCGACGAGAAGCCCAAGAAAGATGCTCCACTAGATGGCGAATTTGACTACGGAGCATTGGAGAATCAAGAAGAGCCAGTCTGGTTTGCAGCGCAGACAATACAGAATGCATGCGGCACACAAGCTCTTCTCAGCGTTCTTCTCAATAAAGACAACCAGGAAGATGGAGGCGTAGAGATTGGACAAAACTTGAAAGACTTCAAGGAATTCACTGCATCTTTTCCAGCCGAATTCCGTGGCGAAGCTTTGTCGAATTCAGACCTCATTCGCGAAACACACAACTCCTTCGCCCGATCATCGCCTTTCGTATCCGACGAGACACGGTTAGCGACCGCCGATGACGATGTCTACCATTTCATCGCCTACACGAGCATCAACAGCACACTCTACGAGCTTGATGGACTTCAGCCTGCACCGATCAGACACGGCGATGCGGGAGCCTGTCCACCAGAGATCTTCTCTGACGCCGTCATGCCTGTGTTGCAGAAGCGGATAGAACGATACCCACAGACAGAAATCCGCTTCAATCTGCTCGCGATGTGTGAGGACTTAAGGTCAAGAGCACGAGAGGTTGGTGACCAGGAGTGGCTGGCTAGggaggagcagaagagacGCGACTGGAGGTGGGAGAACGCGCTGAGGCGACATAACTTCGTTGGTTTCGTCGGCGAGCTCATGAAAGGCGTTGCTGGGCAGAAGCTCAAAGACGGGACGTACGACAAGTGGATTGAAGACGGCAAGGCTGCTACGAAGAAGAGAGTTGAAGATCGGCAGAAGAGAGGACAAGCTAGCGATGAGATGGACATGTCATGAGATTGTGTGGAGTGGTCACGATGGATTTGGGCCATTTTTGACGCCCGTAAGAGACCGCGCCGACATGTAATGACTTCTGCGCATGTATTGCCGCGCAAGTCTCCAGATTCGAAGCTCAATTGCAAAACGTATGAATCCGGAATACCTCATATCAATCTTTGGACGCCGACTGATATAATACAGGACTGCGCTGAGCTACATAGTTTCGAGTTAGAAATGCTGGTGTACGCTGTCATCGTGGCTGTGGAACGCGGAGCTAACAGTCTGAGCGTATTGTATCGCAGTCTGTGATACTCTTCGCGGGCACTTGCACCGTCGTACGATATGTATACTCACATGGCGAATGAGCACGGGCCACCAACTCCTCATTCACACAATGCATTCGGCCCGATAACTTCAAGGAAAGGCAGGTCTTCTGTAACTCATCTCTGCATTCAGTAGGAGTCTCGACTTTCTGTCTCTCTCGTCTATCACAACCAGAAAAACCAAAGCTTATGATACAGAAGAAGAACGCCCAAGCCATATGCGTTTCATGCCTTCACTCACAAAAAGTGAACCAAACCAAATGCCAGCGGGTGTTGTTATGATCTCATTTCTTCTTCAAAACATCGTATCTACAAGTTCTTGATAATCGCATCAGCGTACTCGTGCGTCTTAGCCTTGCCTCCAAGATCACCAGTCAAGTATTTGCCCTCGGCCAGAGTCTTGAAGATGGCCTTCTCAATTTGTGCGGCGTGTTGTGTGAGGTTCATGTGCTGCAACATCAtgatggaggagaggagcAGGGCAGTTGGGTTGGCGAGGCCCTTGCCTGCGATATCGGGAGCGGAACCGTGCACGGCTTCGAAGATGGAGCACTCGTCACCAATGTTTCCGGAAGGAGTGAGACCGAGACCACCGATGAGACCGGCGCACATGTCGGAGAGAATGTCACCGTAGAGGTTAGGCATGACGAGGACCTTGTCATTGTATGGCAGGGGGTCGGTGACCATCTTCAAGCAGGTGTTGTCGAGCATTTCGGCGTCGAATTCAACGTTGGGGAACTCCTTGGCGATCTCCTTTGCGAGGTTCAGGAAGAGACCGTCGGACATCTTCATGATGGTGGCCTTGTGCACCACACGGACCTTTGGCTTGCCAATGTCTTGTGCGTATTGGAAGGCGAAGCGAAGGACACGCTCGGAGGCTTCTCGGGTGATGAGCTTAATGGATTGCACGACACCATCGACCACAACGTGCTCAATACCAGAGTACTCTCCCTCGGTGTTCTCACGAATAAGGTGGATGTTCACATCGTCGTATGGGGTCTTGTAGCCTGCGATGCTCTTGCAAGGTCGCACGTTGGCGAACAGGTTGAATGTCCTTCGGAGGGTCAGGTTCAGTGAGACGTGACCTTTGCCGATAGGTGTGGCCAGAGGACCCTTAAGGGCAACGTAGTTTCGTGTGATGGAGTCGATCGCCTCGTCTGGGATGGCGGTCTTGCCGTCCTTTAGGATTGGGGTAACATCGACTGGTTCCCACTTGATGGGGACGTTCGCGGCGCTGTAAATGTCCTTGACGGATTGCGAGATCTCGGGTCCAATGCCATCACCCTCGATGAGCGATACTGTGTACTTTCCCTATCCGTCGCCGTTGCGTGAGTATAAACATTCCTCCTTCTGACATGTGTTCGATTATGCACGTACATCTGAGCCTTTCTGGCCCGGGAATTTAGCGATTCTGTCCTCGGCAGCGGTGGCATAGCTTCGTGGCGCGAACTGTAGCAGCTAAATTAGTGACTGAAGCTGCCTCGACAGAGCACTGCCAGTCCAGCAAAAGTGGCAGCGTACTTGAGCAAAAGCTGGTCGCGCAACCTTGAAGCATTGCCGCGGCGCCGCAGCCCGGATTCCCCTCGCCAACATCCTTGCGACGGTGTGCAGAAGACCACTGCGGAGGCTTCAGTCACTCAATGCGACTGCGGGAGACCGAGAGGGAGCGTGGGTGTGGGAAATGGCGCGGTCGTGAAAAGCAAAGATtagcagcagtagcaacaGCTCGCGGGCAACAGACTTCGTGCATGTGCAAAGTCAAGCGACAGCGGATGCCGGAAACGACCGCTGCTGGGCTTGGATGCGCTCTCGTCGGCATAAAACGGCGGGACTTGATGGTCCATGGAACTTGCGCCGCACACCACGCCGGCCGACGTTCTGCTTTGGTCGTCAAGCCGGTGTGCAGCTACGGTGTGCTATGGTATTGCTTCACGACCGAGACAAGCACACTTGTGTAGTACAGACGCCGTGCAGCAGGGAGTCGGCGTGTCAATGTATGTGAGGCTGTGACCGGCCAATCCCAATGCCGCGCGCGTGGAACCTTCGCCTGTGCACATCTCAATCCTGGGACGCGGCCGTGGATAGCTGCTGCTATCGACCTCTCGCCTGCCCGCTCGCCCTATAGCTGCCTTCGCCCGCGCTCGCCATGCCCATATCGGCCGACACGGAGCGCGAGCTGCTCAACAAGTACAAGCTCACCTCCCTCTATCCCACCGAATGGCCGCaccaggacgatgacgacgaggacgacgaagacgagtcCGATGAGGAACAGACGCCAGTCCGAGCCCACGCCCGAAAGAACTCGCGCTTCCAGAAGATCGATCGCCATGCCAGTCTGAAGAGCAGCATCACCAGCAAGACCGCTACCAGCGATGCGGGTGTGCAAAAGGACGAGCCGGACGCTCTGGGCGTGGCCCCCTCGGTAGCCGCAGAGCTGCGCAAGAGAGGACTCCCAGTCGAGGACAATCTGGCGCTCCGCAACAAGTTCATGACCTCCAGCACCACATTCAATCCGGCGCTCTACCTGTCCCAGGTGCACCAGCAGGCTAGTACCGAAGACCTGCTGCGCGGGCTCGACTTTCTGAGCAGGAGTATTGAGCAGAAGTCGGCGAGTCTGAAGGTGTTGGTCGAGAGTAACTTTGAGCGCTTCGTGCGCGCAAAGGCGACGATAGACACGGTATACACGGAAATGAGGACGCAGGGCGTGGAGCCGTCGCGGCTATCGCAGATGCCTTCGCTCGGCGCAGGCCTACGACCACATTCGCGGCAGACGAGCAAGAATCAGAGTCATTTCAGAAACACCAGCGGTCCCTTTGGCAGCCAGAACAAAATCCCATacatggacaagaagaaaaatGCGTTGACGAAGGAGTCCGAATATGGCGTGCAGGGCATCAAACAGCCTCTGCAGGAACTCGCCATCAAAGCGGAAGAGGTCTGGGGCCCTGCGCTCGGTGGTCACGAAAAGGAGGAGACTTTGAAAGCAGTGCTGGGCTCACTGGAGCAACATCGGGAAATATTCCGCCTCCCGGGAACGGTGTATGAGGCGATCAAGAAGAACGACTACGACTCGGTCGTGGCCGCCTACAGACAGGCGAAGCAGCACGCGGATAAGGCTCGCGATATTGCTGCAATTGCCAAAGAGAACGAAATGGAGCTCGGTGATGCGGACGTACAGCAGATCATTGTAACAGCACGAATGTGGTATGCGGTAAATGACCAGATCAATGATttcaagaaggagatctggaGACGACTGAAGAACTCTCATGGCCGAAGGCCTGCGAGTGTGGCAGAGGAGAGTGATCGAGAGCTGCACATGGAACTCATCGCCATCCTGCTGCAACTCGGCGCTGAGGAGAACCCCATCTGGGTCTGGATCAACAGTCGCTACCTCTATCTGAAGGACAAGATTGCTCGAACATTCGAACGGAGTAGAATTGAGATTGAGATCCAGCGTCGGAGATTGGCCGCCAACACGAGATTTGATGAAATCGCGCTCGCCAAACACCTTCGTGCTGCCTCTGCTAATAGCACGAATGTCCGCCTTGCTGGTCATGCGACGCGCGATCTCGATACTGAGAACATTCTCTCCTTCTGGGAGAAGGTACAGAGTTCAGTCAACAGTCTCCTGTCACTGCAGAATGGCATACTGGGCGAAGTTATCGACTGGCATGAAAGTGCACAGTCATTCGTCGATAACAAAGCTCAGAAAGCATTCCCAACGGCTGTCTTCGCAATGCAGGACTACACGCATCTGCAATTGTCCCAAGAGCATATTGATGCGATCCGTAAGGAAGCGCTTGAAATGGTCGCCCTGTTACGAGACAACGCCAACGCATTCTTCCAAGATGCCCCTGTGGATGATATAAGCCTGTTGTACAGCCCAATCCCACCGACGCCAATTTCGCCTGATGCGAAGACACCAATCTCCGGCGTTAAATCGCGAAGCTTTTCCTTCGATCCACAGAACATTCCTGAACCAAGCCCAAAGGTGGGAAACGCATGGGAGACGTACGCGTTCTGGCCACCAGGTGCAAATTCCTTGTCCGGCTCCTTCTACCTGTCCCGACTGATTGCCATTACTGGTACTGCGTTCGGAGAGATGGCGGCTATGAGCACCGTGAAGATGTCCAACGAGCCCGAAAAGCTGAAGAACACCCTTGCAGCGGCACGGGAGCGCTGCATAACTGGCATTTGTGCTTCTTGGAGCAGTGATGCCGAGAAGTGCAAGGTGCTTGAAAGCTGGACCAGAAGTCCCGAGCGAAGAGATTTGACTCTGCTACCCAGCTACTTTGAGGCTTGGTTCGACAAAGTGCTGAGCAACGTGCAGAAGATTGCATACATCTCGGACGCGTCAACTAAGAGTGGCGACGTGATCGTGCCTCCCTCTGCAAAGCTGTTGCAGGCCATCCGCAGCACATTCGTGACCAGTCTCTACAAGGGCCTCAATGGAATGGTGGAGAATGCCGAGAGGAGCAACAGAGATGCCTCTGATTTCAACGAGGACGCGGATCCAGATGGCATCACTATTGCGCGCTACCGCCAGGTTGATATGGACGGCGCAGCAGCACTTGGCTCCGAGCCTCTCAACGCATCGAATCGAAATGAACGCATGTTGATCACATTGTCAAATTTGAATCACTTGCGGAGTGAAGTGATACCACAGCTCATCTCGCAATTCGAGTCAGCATTCAGCGTCAAGCTGACGGAGGAAAGCAAGACCATTAGAGACGTGCTTGCGCAAATTGATGCCCGACTATTCCAAGCCTATGTGAAGCCTCTCGTGGACGACCTTACTGCGACGATCACAAACGGAATCGTATCCAAGGGCTGGGAGCCTGCTACACCTCGTCCCATAGACGCTCGAGCATACGTGTACGATGTACTCATTGCACTCGTCCTAGTCCATGCGGAGGTCACCTCTGCCACGACCAGCACTCTCACGAATCAGATCTTGAGCTTTATGCTTGAGCAGTGTTCTGTGGCTTTGATCAATGCTTTCAAGCAGCGAAAGCATTATACTTTGCCCGCTTTGATGCAAGCAACGCTGGATGTTGAGTTCATGGCGCAGACGCTGAACAATTACACAACCGATAGAGCCGGTGAAGTGCAGAGTCAGATCTATCTCGCGCTAGATGAACGAACGGATAACGATGCAAGAGCCAAACTACAGGGCGAGTTGCCGGAGATGCGTGgtattcttaagaagttgAGGGAAGGCACAAAGGGCGAGTTTGGATGTTTCAGACGTGAAcgaagagggaggagagaggCGCCGAAGGCATAAGAGCCAGTGCGTTGTCGTCCAAGTCGGCATCAATGTCTGGGTAGCAGCGCAAGATTAGCTATGACAATCGTGTAATCCAATGCCTCGCGGCTTATGCATCGACGAGTAGCTTATCATCATTCCGTCTACATTTGACTTGATTCAAATTATGAGATTTACATAACACTCTCGCATTACTCGTACTGTATTCCAATCATCTACAAGCCACCAACACATCACATCAAACTTCGTCGAATATCTTCTCATCCAAAATACAACCCCGTCGACAAACTTGGCGGTACATCCTCTTGTCTTGTCCCCCACTCACTCTCCGTCTCTCCCAACACCAAATCCAACGTCCCACCCTCCAAGAAGAACATATGATCAAGCCAATTCTTGGTATACTTCTTTCCATTCAATTTCGCACTCTGAATGAAAATCTTCTTATACGTAGGATCGAAATTCACATTCCGAATCGTGGCCGTTTTGCCAGTTTGCGGGTTCTTGATACTCACGCTTGGGAAGAAGGGCGGAATGATGAAGTATACAGACTGTCCTGCGGAGGGGAAGATACCGagcatggagaagaagacaaaTGTTCCCATTGCCCCACTGTCGTCATTTCCGGGGATACCTTCGATCGTATCGTTGAACATGGAGGGGATGTAGTGGTGTGTGATCTTAGCGGAGAGGGCTGGACGGCCGGCGTAGTGGTAGAGGAAAGTGGTGAGGAAGGCTTGTTCGTCACCCATGTATAGAACTCCGGATGAGTGCAGTTTGTCGAGGCGGGCGAGATAGGCTTCTTTTCCGCCTAAGAGGTCGATGAGGCCTTGCATGTCGCCCGGGACATAGAAGAGGTAGAGCCAGGGACTGCCCTCGTAGGTTTCGTGGCCGGAGGGATTGAGGTAGCAGCCATCGAAATTGTTGAGGGCGGAGCAGAGAGTGGCATTCTGCCAGCCGAAGGTACCATTCGGCCAACGTGGTTGGGGAAAGCCCTTGAAGCCCATGGACTCTTCGTCCGGGTTGTAGACGTTTTTCCAGTTGCTTGCGCGGCCGGCGTATTTCTGGTAATCTTCGCCACGGTTTGTTGCGTTGGCCATTTGAGCGAGGCAGAAGTCGTTGTAGGCATACTCTACTGTTCGAGAGATGGAGCGGGTGCGGGTACCGCCATGATCCTCGTCGCGGAAGGGAATGTATCCGCGTGTCTTCCAGCTTTCGAGACCTCCACGC from Cercospora beticola chromosome 3, complete sequence includes the following:
- a CDS encoding uncharacterized protein (MEROPS:MER0013494), producing MSGGWNTIESDAGVFTYLIESLGVKNVQFEELISLDAESLQQLNPIGVIFLFKYPTDEKPKKDAPLDGEFDYGALENQEEPVWFAAQTIQNACGTQALLSVLLNKDNQEDGGVEIGQNLKDFKEFTASFPAEFRGEALSNSDLIRETHNSFARSSPFVSDETRLATADDDVYHFIAYTSINSTLYELDGLQPAPIRHGDAGACPPEIFSDAVMPVLQKRIERYPQTEIRFNLLAMCEDLRSRAREVGDQEWLAREEQKRRDWRWENALRRHNFVGFVGELMKGVAGQKLKDGTYDKWIEDGKAATKKRVEDRQKRGQASDEMDMS
- the IDH2 gene encoding NAD-dependent isocitrate dehydrogenase; amino-acid sequence: MLARGIRAAAPRQCFKVARPAFAQFAPRSYATAAEDRIAKFPGQKGSDGKYTVSLIEGDGIGPEISQSVKDIYSAANVPIKWEPVDVTPILKDGKTAIPDEAIDSITRNYVALKGPLATPIGKGHVSLNLTLRRTFNLFANVRPCKSIAGYKTPYDDVNIHLIRENTEGEYSGIEHVVVDGVVQSIKLITREASERVLRFAFQYAQDIGKPKVRVVHKATIMKMSDGLFLNLAKEIAKEFPNVEFDAEMLDNTCLKMVTDPLPYNDKVLVMPNLYGDILSDMCAGLIGGLGLTPSGNIGDECSIFEAVHGSAPDIAGKGLANPTALLLSSIMMLQHMNLTQHAAQIEKAIFKTLAEGKYLTGDLGGKAKTHEYADAIIKNL